From Mucilaginibacter inviolabilis, a single genomic window includes:
- a CDS encoding RHS repeat domain-containing protein, with protein AGNLNNHYSYYYDQLNRLTSAGATTGNNETGITYDMMGNITALKRDKANTPVDQLSYTYTTGTNTLQSVTDATANDYGQMHGTTSYTYDGNGNLLTDNSKGITGISYNLLNLPQAITGKSTTYTYDATGQKLSRLINTAKTDYISGIQYDGTSASSTITFIQTEEGRALPKDATSYNYEYSLTDHLGNSRVNFDTGTGTTRQVQVDDYYAFGMEISTSVASPKNEYLYNKKELQENLGLYDYGARFYDPVIARWTSIDPLAEKGRRWSPYVYGEDDPIGKIDPDGMEVEFAKGTSRQDKKEYMKRQRELNRNSETAKKQWKELKKSDNVFTIHLNQKDGDREGSHVNMKGDKVDPKKGNGADIFINLNEKSPDGAPQSIIIGHEQKHAIDMNNGVNFKVEPEFGLKDKPIDIQNAIFKANFDTRAAQEKSAGRTENLIRSEFDPTHKIIPLRKTYDLTKQSINSTGYSETTVPINLIDDEKK; from the coding sequence GGCAGGAAACCTGAACAACCACTATTCGTATTACTACGACCAGCTGAACCGGCTGACCTCCGCAGGGGCAACAACAGGGAACAATGAAACCGGGATAACCTATGATATGATGGGTAATATCACGGCATTGAAGCGGGACAAAGCCAATACCCCGGTAGACCAGTTGAGCTATACCTATACTACGGGTACCAATACCCTGCAAAGCGTAACAGATGCAACAGCAAACGATTATGGGCAAATGCATGGAACAACGAGTTATACCTATGACGGTAACGGCAACCTGCTCACCGACAACAGCAAAGGGATCACCGGTATCAGCTATAACCTGCTGAACCTGCCACAGGCGATCACGGGCAAGAGTACCACCTATACGTATGACGCTACAGGACAAAAACTAAGCAGGCTGATCAATACGGCCAAGACGGATTATATATCAGGGATCCAGTATGACGGTACATCGGCGTCATCTACGATCACCTTTATCCAGACAGAAGAAGGAAGAGCTTTACCAAAAGATGCCACAAGCTACAATTATGAATACAGCCTGACAGACCATTTGGGTAACAGCAGGGTGAACTTTGACACGGGCACGGGTACCACCCGTCAGGTACAGGTAGATGATTACTATGCGTTTGGTATGGAGATCAGCACAAGTGTAGCCAGCCCGAAAAATGAGTACCTTTACAATAAGAAGGAATTACAGGAGAACCTGGGCTTATATGATTATGGTGCAAGGTTCTATGATCCAGTGATTGCAAGATGGACATCTATTGATCCGCTGGCGGAGAAAGGGAGAAGGTGGAGCCCTTATGTTTACGGGGAGGACGATCCAATAGGGAAAATAGATCCTGATGGGATGGAGGTAGAGTTTGCAAAAGGTACTTCAAGGCAAGATAAAAAGGAGTATATGAAACGTCAAAGAGAATTAAATCGTAATTCAGAAACTGCCAAAAAACAATGGAAAGAGTTAAAGAAATCGGACAATGTTTTTACAATCCATCTTAATCAGAAAGATGGGGATCGAGAAGGTAGTCACGTTAATATGAAGGGAGACAAGGTTGATCCTAAAAAGGGTAATGGCGCAGACATTTTTATAAATCTGAACGAAAAATCACCAGATGGAGCCCCTCAATCTATAATTATTGGGCATGAACAAAAACATGCTATAGACATGAATAATGGAGTTAATTTTAAGGTAGAACCTGAATTTGGTTTGAAAGATAAGCCTATTGATATCCAAAACGCTATTTTCAAGGCAAATTTTGATACAAGAGCTGCCCAGGAAAAATCGGCAGGCCGAACCGAGAATTTAATTAGATCTGAATTTGATCCGACTCACAAAATTATTCCATTAAGGAAGACTTACGACTTAACCAAGCAGTCTATTAATAGCACCGGTTATTCCGAAACAACTGTACCAATAAACCTCATTGACGATGAAAAGAAGTAA